From a single Lolium rigidum isolate FL_2022 chromosome 7, APGP_CSIRO_Lrig_0.1, whole genome shotgun sequence genomic region:
- the LOC124675597 gene encoding serine/threonine-protein kinase CTR1-like: protein MPHRRRLHALAPPLPPAHTAFDLADPDARLPLLADYARLKPVDVPAAPPSTHWSAGSSAFTSSSTEPATASTATATVSSQAPPSTAGGGGGRDDTWVQRSRESYYLQLSFAVRITSEAFLAGVPPELLLHRLGPSEEQPEQPADAAAVSYRLWVNGCLPWGDKIAHGFYNIMGIDPHLWAMCNADEDEGRRLPTLAALREVDASDQSSLEVLLVDKCGDSVLVDLERRALDLHRALGSTLDFVRRLAVLVSDQMGGALRSEDGDLYMRWKAVSKRLRKQQKSVVVPIGRLSIGFCRHRAILFKELADFVGLPCRIAQGCKYCSAPHRSSCLVKIDERRYTREYVVDLVVVPGSISNPDSSINGQLLSSVSSPFKTSCTAGLANYITPVATRNRPVDDDHCNSIFSNSQYSVAGDKNSIQAAAVEGAVSKCGQVMQNDNCNNMSVFQVSKQLKAMEVGAEILVNKENIPGVAIPKRLIVEPSFAMDWLEISWDELDLKERVGAGSFGTVYRADWHGSDVAVKVLTDQDVGEAQLKEFLREISIMKRVRHPNVVLFMGAVTKCPHLSIVTEYLPRGSLFRLINKAASGELLDLRRRLRMALDVAKGINYLHCLNPPIVHWDLKTPNMLVDKNWSVKVGDFGLSRFKATTFISSKSVAGTPEWMAPEFLRGEPSNEKCDVYSFGVILWELLTMQQPWSGLGPAQVVGAVAFQNRRLPIPQDTIPELAALVESCWTDDPRQRPPFSSIVDTLKKILKSMIGTGS from the exons atgccgcaccgccgccgcctccacgcgCTCGCGCCACCGCTGCCCccggcccacaccgccttcgACCTCGCCGACCCCGACGCGCGGCTGCCGCTCCTCGCCGACTACGCGCGCCTCAAACCCGTCGACgtccccgccgcgccgccgtccacGCACTGgagcgccgggagcagcgccttcaccagcagcagcaccgagcCAGCgaccgcctccaccgccacggccacggtCTCCTCGCAGGCGCCGCCTTCGACtgcgggcggtggcggcgggagggATGACACGTGGGTCCAACGCTCCAGGGAGAGCTACTACCTGCAGCTGTCCTTCGCCGTCCGCATCACCTCCGAGGCCTTCCTCGCCGGCGTCCCGCCTGAGCTCCTCCTACACCGCCTCGGCCCCAGCGAAGAACAGCCGGAACAgcccgccgatgccgccgccgtctcctaccGGCTCTGG GTGAACGGGTGCCTGCCGTGGGGCGACAAGATCGCGCACGGGTTCTACAACATCATGGGGATCGACCCGCACCTGTGGGCGATGTGCAACGCCGACGAGGACGAAGGCCGCCGGCTGCCCACGCTGGCCGCGCTGCGGGAGGTGGACGCTAGCGACCAGTCGTCGCTGGAGGTGCTGCTCGTCGACAAGTGCGGCGACTCCGTGCTCGTCGACCTCGAGCGACGCGCGCTCGACCTCCACCGAGCCCTCGGCTCCACGCTCGACTTCGTCCGCCGTCtcgccgtcctcgtctccgacCAGATGGG GGGTGCACTGAGGTCGGAGGACGGGGACCTGTACATGCGGTGGAAGGCGGTCAGTAAGCGGCTGAGGAAGCAGCAGAAGAGCGTCGTCGTCCCCATCGGCCGCCTTTCCATCGGCTTCTGCAGGCACCGTGCTATTCTGTTCAAG GAGCTGGCAGATTTCGTCGGCCTGCCATGCCGGATTGCGCAAGGCTGCAAGTACTGCTCCGCGCCTCACCGATCATCATGCCTCGTCAAAATCGACGAGAGAAGATATACCAG GGAGTACGTCGTGGACCTCGTCGTTGTGCCAGGGAGCATCTCCAATCCAGACTCCTCCATCAACGGGCAGCTGCTCTCCTCTGTGTCTTCGCCTTTCAAGACTTCTTGCACAGCAGGTTTGGCAAACTATATCACACCGGTCGCAACAAGGAATCGTCCGGTAGATGATGATCATTGCAATTCGATATTCTCAAATTCCCAGTATTCAG TTGCAGGGGACAAGAACTCTATTCAAGCAGCCGCCGTGGAAGGTGCGGTCTCGAAATGCGGCCAGGTCATGCAGAATGACAACTGCAACAACATGTCAGTGTTTCAAGTATCAAAGCAGTTGAAGGCGATGGAGGTCGGTGCCGAGATACTAGTCAATAAGGAGAACATCCCTGGTGTTGCAATCCCGAAACGCCTGATCGTTGAGCCCTCTTTCGCCATGGATTGGCTTGAGATATCATGGGATGAGCTTGACCTCAAGGAACGCGTAGGCGCTG GTTCATTTGGTACCGTTTATCGAGCTGACTGGCACGGTTCT GATGTTGCAGTCAAAGTGCTTACAGACCAGGATGTTGGCGAAGCTCAGCTTAAGGAATTCCTGAGAGAG ATCTCTATCATGAAACGAGTTCGCCATCCAAATGTGGTATTGTTCATGGGTGCAGTGACAAAATGCCCACATTTGTCGATAGTAACCGAGTATTTGCCTCG AGGGAGCCTCTTCCGTCTCATCAACAAAGCGGCTAGTGGAGAATTGCTCGATCTACGGCGTCGCTTGCGCATGGCATTAGATGTT GCAAAAGGTATCAACTATCTCCACTGCCTGAACCCTCCTATTGTACATTGGGATCTGAAGACACCAAACATGCTGGTGGATAAGAACTGGTCCGTGAAG GTAGGTGACTTTGGCTTGTCCAGATTCAAGGCTACCACCTTCATATCGTCCAAATCAGTCGCTGGAACA CCAGAATGGATGGCGCCAGAGTTTCTCCGTGGCGAACCATCCAACGAGAAATGTGATGTGTACAGTTTCGGTGTGATCTTATGGGAGCTCCTGACAATGCAGCAACCATGGAGCGGCCTAGGCCCCGCACAA GTAGTAGGAGCAGTTGCATTCCAAAACAGAAGGCTCCCTATCCCACAAGATACCATTCCAGAACTAGCTGCTCTTGTTGAATCCTGTTGGACTGA TGATCCAAGGCAGCGCCCTCCATTTTCGAGCATTGTGGATACCCTGAAGAAGATACTCAAGTCAATGATCGGAACCGGTTCATGA
- the LOC124672081 gene encoding 26S proteasome non-ATPase regulatory subunit 8 homolog A-like — protein MDGELDEAIRKLAWLNFDCSRNELGSCVARLSELKILLTKFPSLPPTFEMTPNAVEELKFARAVYEFAVILSMEMKDQEAFERDLVQLKGFYMDTRGMIPPSPDEYPILGLNLMRLLAGNRIAEFHTELELLPLGALHHPCIKYAVELEQAFMEGTYRLINDRKAVPHESYRYFMDLLAETIRDEIADCSGQAYDHLPVNDAMEMLMFSSDQQLLEYISEKQHEWEVQNHSVHFHMAKPQPRVGVHSFKLIKQSLCYALELEQVV, from the exons ATGGACGGGGAGCTGGATGAGGCCATCCGCAAGCTCGCGTGGCTCAACTTCGACTGCTCCAGGAACGAGCTCGGGTCCTGCGTCGCCCGGCTCTCGGAGCTCAAG ATTCTCCTCACAAAGTTTCCTAGCCTGCCACCAACATTTGAGATGACACCTAATGCAGTGGAGGAGCTGAAATTCGCAA GGGCTGTATACGAGTTTGCTGTTATCTTGAGCATGGAAATGAAAGACCAAGAAGCATTTGAGAGGGACTTAGTCCAACTAAAAGGTTTCTACATGGATACAAG AGGCATGATCCCACCCTCACCAGACGAATACCCAATATTGGGGCTTAATCTTATGAGGCTTCTGGCTGGGAACAGAATAGCCGAATTCCACACTGAGCTGGAACTTCTGCCCCTGGGAGCCCTACACCATCCTTGCATCAAATATGCAGTAGAGCTTGAGCAAGCCTTTATGGAAGGGACCTACCGATTAATCAATGATCGAAAAGCTGTGCCACATGAGTCATACCGCTACTTCATGGACCTTCTTGCTGAAACTATCAG AGATGAAATAGCTGATTGCAGTGGTCAGGCATATGATCACTTGCCAGTGAATGATGCCATGGAAATGCTGATGTTCTCCTCTGACCAGCAGCTTCTGGAGTACATATCAGAG AAACAACATGAATGGGAGGTTCAGAACCATTCGGTTCATTTTCACATGGCGAAGCCCCAACCTCGTGTCGGTGTACACTCGTTTAAGCTGATCAAGCAATCTCTTTGCTACGCGCTGGAGCTGGAGCAGGTAGTGTAA